One part of the Cyclobacteriaceae bacterium genome encodes these proteins:
- a CDS encoding histidine kinase, whose amino-acid sequence MVYGFILLISIISVIVLFLIRRLKSEKLREYLSTTIVLIIVGCVMSVFACRSCAHAFDKFIKLASFFSILWIALWVGNALTADFLNEKISWTVYPVRRLLVGLAATILFTVVAVYIIVQFYRLALDYHIRDVSEMIYSSLVITFLISMFMHGRAFLINWKETALAAEKLKYESMTARYESLKSQVNPHFLFNSFNALTNLIYEDKDLAAKFVKQLSEVYRYVLDTRDRELVSKEDELKFLDSYLFLQKIRFGDNLRISIELDHVKTDFPPLVLQMLIENAIKHNVISTDQPLTVRIFSLNNFIVVENTLQKKKVLAEESAGVGLSNIQLRYEFLTNQKVEVEESTEKFVVRIPMIERAAT is encoded by the coding sequence ATGGTTTACGGATTTATTTTACTAATCAGCATTATTTCGGTGATTGTACTGTTCCTCATCCGAAGGTTAAAATCAGAAAAGTTGAGGGAATACCTATCAACCACTATAGTATTAATTATAGTGGGTTGCGTAATGTCGGTTTTTGCGTGCCGTTCATGCGCGCATGCGTTTGATAAGTTCATAAAACTGGCTTCATTTTTCTCAATCTTGTGGATTGCCCTATGGGTAGGGAATGCCCTAACGGCCGATTTTTTAAATGAAAAAATTTCGTGGACAGTCTACCCGGTAAGGCGTTTATTGGTGGGCTTGGCAGCTACCATACTTTTTACTGTAGTGGCGGTTTATATTATTGTTCAATTTTATCGCCTGGCCCTTGATTACCACATACGCGATGTTTCCGAAATGATTTATTCCAGCCTTGTTATTACATTTCTTATTTCCATGTTTATGCATGGCAGGGCCTTTTTGATTAATTGGAAGGAAACTGCTTTGGCGGCTGAGAAGCTAAAATATGAAAGCATGACAGCCCGTTATGAAAGCCTGAAAAGCCAGGTTAACCCACACTTTTTGTTTAACAGCTTTAACGCGCTTACAAACCTGATTTACGAAGATAAAGACCTCGCTGCCAAATTTGTAAAACAACTATCGGAAGTTTATCGCTATGTGCTGGACACACGCGATCGGGAATTGGTATCCAAAGAAGATGAGTTAAAGTTTCTCGACTCGTATCTTTTTCTTCAAAAGATCAGGTTTGGTGATAACCTCCGCATTTCCATTGAACTTGATCACGTGAAAACCGATTTTCCGCCCCTCGTATTACAAATGCTTATTGAGAACGCCATCAAACATAATGTTATCTCCACCGATCAGCCATTGACAGTGCGTATATTCTCGTTAAACAACTTTATAGTTGTAGAAAATACCCTGCAAAAAAAGAAAGTGCTGGCCGAAGAATCGGCAGGTGTTGGCCTTAGCAATATACAGTTGCGGTATGAGTTCCTGACCAATCAAAAAGTTGAGGTGGAGGAATCAACCGAAAAATTTGTAGTCAGAA